A section of the Acropora muricata isolate sample 2 chromosome 4, ASM3666990v1, whole genome shotgun sequence genome encodes:
- the LOC136913194 gene encoding cold shock domain-containing protein E1-like, with protein MTTETWRISERRDRTRTSQYDFSEQDYYIGNHNARRTFSCNGNSFTSHTSVRETGVIEKLLHSYGFIQCCERDLRIFFHYSQINEDPEDLHVGDELEFEVTSDQRTGKPIACRVVRLEAGSVSFEIRSEEKVHGVIDAEPKLSARNNIKSPSNGVIDPDMGRVSYERNGEFFYLSFSSNDVVNTGTPLHKGDKVEFYVTTDKRTGVVRAREITLLEAVETERYQGVVSSMKESFGFIERADKVSEIFFHYSEFCGEVSELMLCDDVEFGIQVRNGKEVAVRIKKLPEGTVKFEDVSTTRYIGTVDRPLSKSASKRQHDPLHGKIVYTVPGNGDTEEEIVFSERDLQGDLSLRTGDIVEFNIAVDCRDLLKRATNISLVNVAEGDGEETREMGVVASLKEGFGFIRCCDRDARMFFHFSELLDSGHQVQVGDEVEFAVSEDMSANKRIHGVRVRVLPKGTIQMENVASEIYQGLVEREPCYSTRSPRKDSRESESGLINSYINGTRESLPFDMTNFEIRAGVQYGDKVEFNLSISQRTGFKRAVNVTVIKRNSEVRHKGFVATLKENFGFLETSEHDKEVFFHYSEFDGDPGELVLGDEMEYTIKCKNGKVSAETVVKLPAGSILQEKIHPEVYLGKVLRSLRRADPQQAEYSGLIMRIVSDEQDSDEEAGAEEEPENQDLPFTLEYGITSLVDKKTVLQLGEKVRFHIGVDQQTGKERAMKIFSVRQRVRARVESLKGQFGFIAYENEEGKNLFFHMSEVEGEVELQPGDEVEFVVVQNQKTRKMSACSVRRICDSQRPERLMRRNYSEKTDSPGPKIEVIRKPTGPDGTRGFAQPRVVRSLSSQLLDHAQFPDKVQAFTPSDGGSVFEDLVANICE; from the exons ATGACAACTGAAACTTGGAGG ATTTCTGAACGTAGAGATCGCACGAGAACAAGTCAGTATGACTTCAGTGAACAAGATTATTACATTGGCAACCACAACGCTCGGAGAACATTCTCCTGCAATGGCAATTCTTTCACCAGTCACACTAG TGTCAGAGAAACTGGAGTAATTGAAAAACTTTTG CATTCGTATGGCTTTATCCAGTGCTGTGAGAGAGACCTACGGATTTTTTTCCACTATAGTCAAATCAATGAAGACCCTGAAGACCTTCATGTTGGAG ATGAGTTGGAGTTTGAAGTAACCTCAGATCAGCGGACAGGCAAACCAATTGCTTGCCGTGTGGTAAGACTTGAAGCAGGATCAGTTTCTTTCGAG attCGTAGCGAAGAAAAAGTGCATGGAGTCATAGATGCTGAACCCAAATTATCCGCAAGGAACAATATTAAATCT cCTTCAAATGGAGTTATTGATCCTGATATGGGGAGGGTCAGCTATGAGAGAAATGGA gaattcTTCTACCTGTCCTTTTCATCAAATGATGTTGTAAACACTGGCACTCCTCTCCACAAAGGAGACAAAGTTGAATTTTATGTGACCACAGACAAAAG AACTGGAGTTGTGCGAGCCAGAGAAATAACTCTCTTGGAAGCAGTGGAAACTGAGAGATACCAG ggAGTTGTTTCTTCAATGAAAGAATCGTTTGGCTTTATTGAAAGGGCAGACAAAGTTAGCGAG ATTTTCTTCCATTACAGTGAATTCTGTGGAGAGGTCAGTGAGCTCATGTTATGTGATGATGTGGAATTTGGGATACAAGTGAGAAAT GGCAAAGAAGTGGCAGTGCGCATCAAAAAACTTCCTGAAGGCACTGTGAAGTTTGAAGATGTGAGCACTACCAGATACATAGGAACTGTGGATCGACCTTTGAGTAAATCAGCTTCAAAGAGACAACATGACCCTCTTCATGGCAAAATAGTGTACACAGTCCCTGGCAATGGTGATACTGAGGAGGAAATTGTGTTTTCGGAAAGAGATTTGCAGGGAGACCTCTCTCTTAGAACTGGAGATATTGTGGAATTCAATATTGCTGTGG ACTGCAGAGACTTGCTAAAAAGAGCAACGAATATCAGCTTGGTTAATGTTGCAGAAGGTGATGGTGAAGAGACAAGAGAAATg GGTGTAGTTGCATCTCTAAAGGAAGGCTTTGGTTTCATACGTTGCTGTGATCGAGATGCGAGGATGTTTTTCCACTTTAGTGAACTTCTTGATTCC GGTCACCAGGTTCAAGTTGGTGATGAAGTGGAATTTGCTGTATCTGAG gacaTGTCAGCTAACAAACGTATTCATGGTGTTAGGGTCAGAGTTTTACCCAAGGGAACAATTCAGATGGAG AATGTTGCATCTGAGATTTATCAGGGTTTGGTTGAGCGAGAGCCATGTTATAGCACACGAAGCCCAAGAAAAGATAGCAG GGAAAGTGAATCTGGCCTAATAAACAGCTACATCAATGGGACAAGAGAATCACTGCCATTCGACATGACCAACTTTGAAATCAGGGCAGGGGTACAATATGGAGATAAG GTGGAATTCAATCTGTCCATAAGCCAGAGAACTGGGTTCAAGCGAGCTGTGAATGTAACTGTTATTAAAAGAAACAGTGAGGTGCGACACAAG GGATTTGTTGCAACGCTTAAGGAGAACTTTGGTTTCTTGGAAACTTCTGAACACGACAAGGAAGTGTTCTTTCATTACAG TGAGTTCGATGGGGATCCAGGCGAGCTTGTTCTTGGTGATGAGATGGAGTACACTATTAAATGCAAGAATGGAAAAGTTAGCGCTGAGACTGTGGTTAAGCTCCCTGCGGGATCCATTTTGCAGGAGAAAATCCATCCAGAGGTTTATCTGGGAAAAGTTTTGCGATCATTACGTCGTGCTGATCCTCAG CAAGCGGAGTATTCGGGCTTGATCATGCGCATTGTGTCTGACGAGCAAGACAGTGACGAAGAGGCGGGAGCGGAAGAAGAGCCAGAGAACCAAGATCTGCCTTTTACTTTAGAATATGGAATCACAAGCCTTGTGGACAAGAAGACTGTCTTACAACTTGGAGAGAAG GTCCGTTTTCACATTGGAGTGGATCAACAGACAGGGAAAGAAAGAGCAATGAAAATCTTCAGTGTGCGACAACGCGTGCGGGCACGGGTTGAATCTCTCAAAGGCCAG TTTGGTTTTATTGCTTACGAGAACGAAGAAGGCAAGAACCTGTTTTTTCACATGAGCGAAGTCGAGGGTGAAGTGGAACTTCAG ccaGGGGACGAAGTTGAATTTGTGGTTGTACAGAATCAGAAGACGCGTAAAATGAGCGCTTGTAGCGTACGAAGAATCTG CGATTCTCAGCGGCCGGAGAGGCTCATGCGCAGGAACTACTCAGAAAAAACCGACAGTCCTGGGCCCAA AATTGAAGTGATTCGCAAGCCAACAGGCCCAGACGGTACAAGAGGATTCGCACAACCTCGAGTTGTAAGATCCCTGTCCAGCCAGCTATTGGACCACGCCCAGTTTCCGGACAAAGTGCAGGCGTTCACACCCTCGGATGGAGGCAGCGTATTTGAGGACCTTGTGGCCAACATATGCGAGTAA